A single window of Bradyrhizobium daqingense DNA harbors:
- a CDS encoding ABC transporter permease: protein MSDITVPKLVRAPALRRALEGTPWRRFIILAGFALAWELYARWLDNALLLPTLGATLSALWSAVLSGELPNRAATSLRVLITGYALGVAVAAVLTTLAALSRWGNEALGLLTSMFNPLPAIALLPIALLWFGVGTPSLIFVIVHSVLWPVALACYGGFLAVPPTLRMAGRNLGLSGGRFVAEILVPAAFPQILSGLRIGWAFAWRTLIAAELVFGVSARSGGIGWFIYTSRAQLETASVFAGLLTVILIGLVVEGVIFRSLTRITVQRWGQVQT, encoded by the coding sequence ATGTCTGACATCACGGTCCCGAAACTCGTTCGTGCGCCAGCGCTGCGGCGGGCGCTCGAGGGAACACCCTGGCGACGCTTCATAATCCTCGCCGGCTTTGCGCTCGCCTGGGAGCTCTATGCGCGCTGGCTCGACAACGCGCTTCTGCTGCCGACCCTGGGCGCGACGCTGTCGGCGCTGTGGTCGGCCGTCCTGTCGGGCGAGCTGCCGAACCGTGCAGCGACCTCGCTGCGGGTCCTCATCACCGGCTATGCGCTGGGCGTTGCCGTCGCGGCGGTGCTGACGACCCTCGCCGCCCTGTCGCGCTGGGGCAATGAGGCCCTTGGGCTGTTGACGTCGATGTTCAACCCGCTTCCGGCCATCGCGCTGCTTCCCATTGCGCTGCTCTGGTTTGGGGTGGGAACGCCTAGCCTCATCTTCGTGATCGTGCACTCCGTTCTTTGGCCGGTGGCCCTCGCCTGCTACGGCGGCTTCCTCGCGGTGCCGCCGACTTTACGAATGGCCGGCCGCAACCTGGGCCTCTCGGGGGGCCGGTTCGTCGCGGAGATCCTGGTGCCCGCGGCCTTCCCACAGATCCTGTCGGGCTTGCGGATCGGCTGGGCGTTCGCCTGGCGCACGCTGATCGCGGCGGAACTCGTGTTCGGCGTCAGCGCGCGGTCCGGCGGGATCGGCTGGTTCATCTACACCAGCCGCGCGCAGCTGGAGACGGCAAGCGTCTTTGCGGGACTGCTCACGGTGATCCTGATCGGTCTTGTTGTGGAGGGCGTGATCTTCCGGAGCCTGACGCGGATCACGGTTCAGCGCTGGGGGCAGGTGCAAACCTAG